A window of Sulfitobacter pacificus genomic DNA:
TCGGTCTTTACATTGCGAATTGTGCGGCGCCCGACACCAAGGCCCCTACCCTTTCGGTATCGACGATCGAGCGCAGATTGTCCGGTCTTGCCTGGCACTACCAACAACGTGGCTTTACGCTTGATCGCAAGGACCGCCATATCGCCACTGTGCTTGCCGGCATTCGGCGCAAACATGCGCGACCTCCAGTTCAGAAAGAAGCCGTGCTTGCCGAGGATATCCGCGCCATGGTCGCCACCCTGCCCTTCGACCTTCGCGGGCTTAGAGTTAGCGCAATCTTGCTGATTGGTTATGCTGGCGGATTGCGTCGATCCGAAATTGTAAGCCTCGATCACGGACGCGATGACAGCCCTGATAGTGGTGGCTGGGTTGAGTTTGAGGACGACGGTGCAATCCTGTTCCTGCGCGGCAAAACCGGTTGGCGCGAGGTTGAGATTGGCCGAGGATCCAGCGAACAAACCTGCCCCGTATATGCCCTTGAGCAGTGGTTGCATTTCGCTAAGATCGATTTTGGCCCGGTGTTTGTCCGCACATCCCGTGATGGCACGAGTGCGCTGAAGGCGCGGCTCAGTGACAAACACGGCGCCCGTTTGATTAAGCAAACCGTCCTAGACGCAGGAATTCGAAGCGAGCTGCCAGAAAAGGAACGCCTCGCCCTGTTCTCGGGCCACTCTCTGCGTGCCGGTCTCGCGAGTTCCGCCGAAGTCGACGAACGCTACGTCCAAAATCAACTGGGCCACGCTTCTGCAGAGATGACACGGCGATATCAGCGGCGAAGGGACCGATTTCGGGTGAATTTGACGAAAGCTGCGGGGCTCTAGCTTTAGCCTGCCGGACACTTCTCAGCGGCAAGCAGCTTTTTCATCTGGCTTTGCTGGGCTATCTCCCGACTTCACGCACGGCTCGGACCCCCTGCCCCACTCTGAGAAACAATACCAACAACTGTGCCGCACCCCCCAGGCTGAGCAGTAAGCTTTGAGCAAAAGTAATGTTCGGAAGGTACGTCGAGTTCATCTCGCGGCAGACCAAAAGTCTTACTTTCCCGCATGTAAGGTGCACGAAAGTAAGACTGCGATCTCTATTGGGAGCGCCCTCGAAACCCACTAAACGTCGTCTGAGGAGCCGCCGCTTGGCTTTTTTCCGCGACAACGGCTTTCCACAGCTTCTTTAATTCAACCGATTCGAGACCTAGACGTGATTGCTATCAATTGTGATCATGTGGCTATATCGTACAACATCTTGCGGCAACTCACGGAAACTTTGATAAAAGTCTTTTTTTACAATGGGTTAATAGGAAATTTTCGGCATCCATAGCTGAATACAAGCGCACCCCATCACTGAAAAGGCCAAAAAATTGTTGCCTGGGGATAAGTTGCGTGTCATGAGTTCAATTGTCGCAAGCTGCCGTAAATCACGCTGTTTAGCGACGAAACACAGATGACCCACTAAGAGGTCGTGAGGGCAGCATGAATTCAGACGGAAATATCGCGCAAACCAGTTCTATCGCAGCATCTATTGCGTCGAACGCTGCCCGCCTGTCGGAAGCGCTTAACAACCATATGCGCAATAGCTTCCAGCCCGATAGTAGAAAAGCGCTACGTAAGTTTCATCCTGCGGAAGTATCAGAGCTCACCGGCATCAGCATGTCGAACCTTCGAACGCGGCATCAGGAAGGTGATTTCCCTGATGTAGAGACGGATTCCAGAGGTCGCAGGCTCTATACCGCCCAAGAGATTGACCAAATCCGCCATGTGATGGCAAAGACCGGTCGGAATGGCGAAACATACCTTCCCGGACGGCGCGAGAACGATGCCCTTCAGGTTATTTCTATAGTGAACTTCAAAGGCGGATCCAGCAAGACAACCAGCGCCATCCACTTGGCTCAACGCTATGCGTTGCGAGGCTATCGGGTACTTGCGATCGACATGGACCCACAGGCGAGCTTGACCACGATGTTTGGGTACCGTCCTGAGATCGAGTTTGCTGAGAGCGGCACCGTTTATGACGCACTAAAATACGAAGACCCTGTGCCGCTGAGCCAAGTCATCCGAAAGACATATTTTCACAACCTTGACCTCGCTCCGGCAGGTCTCTTGCTATCCGAGTACGAGACCGAAACAGCGTATGCGCTTCAGCACAAGATCGACCCGCCATTCACACAACGCCTTGCGATCGCTCTCGACGAGGTCGAAGCAGACTACGATCTCGTCATCATCGATTGCCCGCCTCAACTTGGCTTCACAACAATGACAGCTTTGTTGGCGTCTACCGGCCTTCTAATCACGGTTGTTCCCAGCATGTTGGATGTTGCATCAATGGCGCAATTCCTTGAAATGGCTGGAGAAACTGTCCAAACTCTCGAGGAGGCGGCAGGGCCCATCGACTGGAATTTCCTTAAGTTCTTGATCGCTCGATATGAACCAACCGACGTACCACAGTCACAAATGGCGGGTTTCTTGAGGTCTATTCTCTTGGATCAAGTGTTGACCACCCCGATGCTCAAATCCACAGCGATCTCAGACGCTGGGATGACGCAGCAAACCATCTATGAGCTTGATCCCTCGCAAGTCGTAAAGAAGACACTAACACGCATATTAGAGTCTGTTAATGGCGTCGCGGATGAGTTCGAAAAGACGATCCAGAAAGCTTGGGGAAGGGAAACTGACTAATGGCCCGTAGAAACCTGTTTCAGCCCCCTCCCCCTCCCGATGCGGCCAGCACTGCGGCACCAGCCGGAGAACAAAAGGCACGATTCCCGAATACCGGCGCAATGAGCGGCGTTAAATCCACTTTGAAGGATGTCGCGAGCAACGCGGTAAGAGAAATCTCCGTTGATGTCATTGAAGAGAACGGCCCCAAGGACCGTCTCTCTTTCACCGATGCTGATGTTGTAACGCTAGCTGAGAGCATTAAGGCACACGGCCAACAAGTACCGATTATGGTGCGCCCCATCGCGGACAAACCCGGACACTACAAGATCGTTTACGGTCGCCGCAGACTGCGGGCCTTACGATCGCTCGGCATCCCCGCGAAGGCTCTTGTCAGATCTCTTTCTGACGAAGAGGCCATTCTCGCTCAGGGGCAAGAGAACACCCAGCGTCTGGACCCCAGCTTCATTGAAAAAGCCCTATTTGCGACCGAGCTGGCCACAAGTGGCTACGAGCAGGCCATCATTCTGGATGCCCTTGCTGTAGACAAGCCAATGCTATCTCGCATGACCAAAGTTGCACGGTCTATTCCAAAGTCAGTCATTGAGCAAATCGGATCCGCTCATGGCATTGGACGGAGGCGTTGGGAAGAGCTGGCAGACCAGTCGCGCAGCGATAGCGTCGATCTTGAACAGGTCACTGCAACGCTTCAGTTTAATGCGGCCAAGAGCTCCGAAGACCGCTTTGGCATGGTCAGTGACGCCATTACTCAGGCGCTAAAATCTAAGGCCACTAACAAACCAGCTGCACCCCCTACCCTCTCCATCAAACTTGGTGATGGGACGGCTTTGGCTGAAGTAAAAGAAACGGCCCGTGCTTTGACATTCAAGCTGTCGAAGTCTGATGCCCCAGAATTTGCCCAGTGGATGCGTAACAACGCAGAAGCTGAGCTTACGCGCCTCTATGAGGCGTGGCAGTCAGAGCAAAAGCCTGACTGATGTCGACCGAGCAGTAAAACTTAAAAAAGGAGCACGACCAACAACCCAAAAAAGAAAGAGCCCCCCAAGGTTTCCCTAGGAGAGCCCAATCTGTTCTTTGCACTTTCAGATTTACCAGCTTCTCCGCGCCAGTCAACAACAACCGATTCGGTTGCTGAAGA
This region includes:
- a CDS encoding tyrosine-type recombinase/integrase; the protein is MEQERQSENHQKSPSKPSRAQSVNKNRKGHAASAEAISVPNLVAGSGSLDRLVDTARNYARQATAENTNKAYKKDWTHFASWCRRRGADPLPPSPELIGLYIANCAAPDTKAPTLSVSTIERRLSGLAWHYQQRGFTLDRKDRHIATVLAGIRRKHARPPVQKEAVLAEDIRAMVATLPFDLRGLRVSAILLIGYAGGLRRSEIVSLDHGRDDSPDSGGWVEFEDDGAILFLRGKTGWREVEIGRGSSEQTCPVYALEQWLHFAKIDFGPVFVRTSRDGTSALKARLSDKHGARLIKQTVLDAGIRSELPEKERLALFSGHSLRAGLASSAEVDERYVQNQLGHASAEMTRRYQRRRDRFRVNLTKAAGL
- the repA gene encoding plasmid partitioning protein RepA is translated as MNSDGNIAQTSSIAASIASNAARLSEALNNHMRNSFQPDSRKALRKFHPAEVSELTGISMSNLRTRHQEGDFPDVETDSRGRRLYTAQEIDQIRHVMAKTGRNGETYLPGRRENDALQVISIVNFKGGSSKTTSAIHLAQRYALRGYRVLAIDMDPQASLTTMFGYRPEIEFAESGTVYDALKYEDPVPLSQVIRKTYFHNLDLAPAGLLLSEYETETAYALQHKIDPPFTQRLAIALDEVEADYDLVIIDCPPQLGFTTMTALLASTGLLITVVPSMLDVASMAQFLEMAGETVQTLEEAAGPIDWNFLKFLIARYEPTDVPQSQMAGFLRSILLDQVLTTPMLKSTAISDAGMTQQTIYELDPSQVVKKTLTRILESVNGVADEFEKTIQKAWGRETD
- the repB gene encoding plasmid partitioning protein RepB translates to MARRNLFQPPPPPDAASTAAPAGEQKARFPNTGAMSGVKSTLKDVASNAVREISVDVIEENGPKDRLSFTDADVVTLAESIKAHGQQVPIMVRPIADKPGHYKIVYGRRRLRALRSLGIPAKALVRSLSDEEAILAQGQENTQRLDPSFIEKALFATELATSGYEQAIILDALAVDKPMLSRMTKVARSIPKSVIEQIGSAHGIGRRRWEELADQSRSDSVDLEQVTATLQFNAAKSSEDRFGMVSDAITQALKSKATNKPAAPPTLSIKLGDGTALAEVKETARALTFKLSKSDAPEFAQWMRNNAEAELTRLYEAWQSEQKPD